The nucleotide window TGAATGAGAATACTTGATAATATATTGAGATTTGAAAATCATTTAAATGGTGCAAAGAAGCTAAGGGGAAAAAATTTATCTGATTATCTGGTTTATAATACTTTGGCTATGGAATGTTTTCAATCAGCAAATGCTTTGATAGATATTGCAGAATCAATTACAAATATTAAAAAACTTGGTTTTCCATCCACTTATACGGAAGTATTTGAATATCTTTATAAAAATGAAATTATAAAAGAAGATGAATTAAAAAAGGCAAAAAAAATTGTATTTTTAAGAAATCTTATTTCCCATGAGTATTATAAAATAAGAGAAAATGAATTAATTGAAATGGTTGAGTTATTAGAAGGAATGGAGAATTTTATAAACAGAGTAAAAAGAAT belongs to candidate division WOR-3 bacterium and includes:
- a CDS encoding HepT-like ribonuclease domain-containing protein, with amino-acid sequence MRILDNILRFENHLNGAKKLRGKNLSDYLVYNTLAMECFQSANALIDIAESITNIKKLGFPSTYTEVFEYLYKNEIIKEDELKKAKKIVFLRNLISHEYYKIRENELIEMVELLEGMENFINRVKRMIKNGEL